The window ATGGAAAAGTTTAAGGggtaaatatttatgcaaggcGCTGTAAATAATCCGTCATCAGGATCAGGCCCTCATTTAGATTTTGCATTTGCCTCTAAAATGATGACTTACCCACTGGGACGTTTGGATCATATGGACCGAGAGCATCTACAGTGGTTTCAGGCTTTTTGACGGACTCAGTTGGAGGCGTGGGGGTTTCAGTGGGCTCGTGGCTCTTCTCAGACACATCAGCAGAGGATGCAACAGATGAAGACTCAGTAAGAGGAACATCAATGTCACTCTGAGCCTTCTGCTcaatgcagagagagaaagttaaaAGCAAATTTAACATAAACCTGAACCATTTCCAACACATGTAGACatgaataagaaaagaaaagaaaaaatcaatacTGACCAGTGGTTTGAGCTCCATGTTCTGAGTTTCTGTTGTATCTGTGCTGTGTTCCTCTGTGTGCTCTTTGTTCACTTCAGCTACACTCTCACTAGGTTCAGCTTTGACttctgcctcctcctcctcctcctcctccttcaccacctcctcctcctcctgtggAGATTTCTCCTCACTAGTGTTCTCCTCTTTAGCTTTTTTGGATGGGGGTTCCTCTTCCTTCACACTGGTAGTTTTTGCTGAGGAACTGCTCtggctttcctctctctcctcagagTGCTCTCTCTTGGCTGGCCGTTTGTCTTCTGTGGTTGGGGGTCTGTGTCTGCCATGTGAAATAGTCAATCAGCATAAAGtagctatgtttacatgcagtggattaaaaatgtaatgtgcaTATAAACAGAGTGTAAGATAAACAGGAGATATATAGtatacatatttggacatgAGCAAAAATCTTTAGCTGGTagctacacacacgcacactttatagattatatatatttatattgtacagGGTGTCCAGTTTAGGATACATACAATTCATTAATAATCTGCAATCATTCAGATTGGAGAAAATCTGTGTGTATAGACGTATCCAGAGTTTCAGCAAAACATGaccaattaattaaaacaatagaAAAGAATGCACTAACCCATGTTTGAGTTGTTTGTACTTCCTGCTGATGTAGACAAGCAAGCGTTTGCCTTCAAATTTGAGCGGATTCAGCCGAGCAGACTCCACAAATCTTTCTGCATCCTCACCCTTCTCCATTTCAATGAAGCACTGGAAGCAAACACATGGAGACAAAACATCATGCCAGTGTTACAGATGAAGACGTGATATGTGAATAATAAGGTATATTAGACATTCTGCACTATTATGATTACGCAGTTACCTCACAACGTGACCGATTCAAATAGTAACGTTTGACTTTCCCATATGGCTCTGCGACCTTCAAAAAGGACGCGTCTGATGATTTAAACGGGGGGATGTGTCCAATATAGACGACTTTGCCGCTCTGTAGTGTTTAGGGAAAAAGCATGTCAGACATTTCTCTTCTAATTGGATGCATTGCTTTATGGTGCAGAAGCATAATGTTGCTCACCTGGATGGTTGCGTAGGTCATTGAATGGTAAATTTTGACTGTTTTTCCACACACGGATGGGATGACATTTCCGTTGTAGAAACGAACCATTGATCTGGCTTCTTGTTCAGTGCTGAATTCCAGAAAGGCCTTCCCAACAAAACATGATACAAATTACATAAGCAAACCAGTAAATAATCTAGGAAATAATGTTTGACAGGTACTGCTTTAAAGAGTTGTATATGAGCTTTAATTGCTCAGCTTGGCCACCACCCATCTTTGAGCCATATACAGGGAATTGTAAATTAGATGGTAGAATTCATGATTTGGGAGTGTTCAGCTACACTCAACTTTCATTAAACTTTAAGCCTCAATGACTGTTGAATGAAGAATGTTCTGCTTTATAGCATAATAAAGCAATGCATGGCTCAACTTTTATCTGCTATTGATTGATAAGTCTCTAATTCCTTTAATACTAAACTCTGTCTTAAATGCAAACTCAGATGCCACATagtcatgaaaataaataatggcaGGCATTATCAGGCAAGAGTATGAAGAAGTAAGAACAAAAACCTTAATTACAGAATACTACTAAGATTAGAAAGATAAGAAAATTCACCTCAGGCCTGGAATGCAGAACCAAGTGTCGTACAACTTTCCCAAAAGGCTTTGCCAGAGCCAGAATCTCATCCAGATAACCATAGCTGCGTTTAAATCCAACCACATTGACAACTCTCAAGCCCTGTAAAAGTAGTATGGCTTATTAGAGCAGATTCCTCAGGAAAGTCCAAGAAATTTACATACAGGTAAAAAGCCTAGACACTCTACTTTGAGAATATATAAGTTTTATAACCGTCGTTACATAACATTTATAACCGGTTGGATGTCAAGAACCTgtccaaaaagttacatttatacaaatttCCACTTAACCTAAAATGTTGTCACTCACcccagacatgtttggtgttttaCAAGAGTGATACATACATTTATCTAAGAAGTAAGCTTAAAGCCAGCTTCTGAACAGGTTGATCACATTTTGGCCTTGCTAACGAACTAATGAGTTCAGTTGGTAATTATCTACAAAAGGTGAAAAATGTAGGACACACAGCTCAAATTAGGAAGCTGGAATCACTCTCATCACACAGACTGGCTTCACCTTGCTATTTtatgaaaatgttattaaaagtatCATATTAAAAATATGGTATTACTTAGCCAACACTATTTTTTGAAGCAAGTGTGGGATGATTTAGACCTGCTGTCTGCACAATGCTAAACTAACAGCTACAAGCTTCTCCTATTTATTAGCTACATTAACTTAATAGCTTTGCATAAGTAAAGTAGCACACTTGGACACCAGACATGACTTTGCTGATCACCTAAACTTAAGATAAGTGgcaaaacaatttaaaatgtattttttggcTAAGCCATTATGAAAGTTGAAATGTAAAACACAGATTATCATGGGTCTCTTAAGACAACAGTCTACAATGTTACAACATTAAAGAAAGTCAAATTAACTAACCCTTGAAGTTTTTGCTAAAAAGTTAATACTTACTCCACTGTCCTTGGATCTACCTAAAAGCAGACaagaaaatttacatttaaatttggaAACAGCTCACATCAATATTACaatgtattatatattcatattcattaaaaTTCAGACTGTTATGCTAATAATACATAATCAACTAATGCACACCAATACAGAATCTACAGCACTTTGCAGACAGGCAGCCTATTTGGACACCAAACATTAAACACCATACATTTCCTGTTGGaaacattaattaatttcaGCTACTGAATTCTGCTTGACAAACTAAACATTTAAAAGCAGAACCTGTAGAAGCTCTGTCTCTAGATCTCGAGTCGTGCCGTTCAGCCTCATCCTCCTCTGCCAGCTCGTCCAGAGTGACAAACTCATCAAAGTCTTCAGGGAAATCAGATTCTTCTGGTACATCCTATTAccacacagacagagataaCATTACTTCAGTTAAGATTTTTGACTCTGTATCATTTAATGGCAAATAGAAAGGCTTAACAATGTGTTGTGTGAACTGTGATGGGTGCAGGGCAGTGTGTGGGTAAACATCACATGCAGAGATACGTTAGCTTGTGCATGCAGACACACTGCGCATGGACTGGCCATGAGGTGAATTTTGATTTTGTTGATGGAGAGCTGTGTCCAGTTGTGGATCCAGAAACATTGTGGTGAGATTGAATTTAGACTTAAGCACTCTGCACAGCTTATTCGAGTTGGAACAATGTTCAAAGTTCCCGTGAAGTGCCTCGAAATGCGCGGCATTATTTGATGTGTTCATGTAATTTGCACTGAAACAGCAAGTCAGGGCGGGATATATCAAGTGGCTCCTCCACCTTTTAAAATAGGCCATTTCTTAATTCTAAGAACGAATGGACTTGTGTTCTTGTGAAGACCAGTCTTGCCAGGCTACCTTGGAAGAACGAACTCTAAAGACAGGAGGACATAGAACGCATCTTTGCGAGAATTGAGATGTGCTGTGAGCTTCCTGTTGTGCAATGGACTGTCCCAGCACATTTCTAGTAGTGGGACAGGGTCCTCATCCCTTTAGTGCTCACTAAGTAATACGTTTCAGCCCgttaatagatttactgttaacttgctgattaaccaaaagttaatttagcatttattaATGTAGAAAGCTTTGTTTGCAACTGCGACCTCACGTTAACTAAAAACTAAGCTAACGAGTTTAAAGTTCCctgtaaattgtatttaaatttcaaaaagccaaattcaagcaccttgtacgaaCCATGTAGAGACCATTTGATTGGACacaaaatctgatgagaagctgaagtgcagaaagatgtcatcaaaattgctgATCCGTACTGGTGGTAGAGACAGACTGCATAcatcttctaaatgcaaattttgtcTTGGTTTTGGACCACAATAGTTTATAGACAACCTTAAAGCTAACATACTCCTACTAAAAGTCACAAAACGTCCATTTTGATTCCATGGAGAATTGGTTTTCTTAATAATGTACAATTTAACTGTTCTTTCTACTCACTTGCTCGATAGAATCATCTGCAGTGCCCTCGTCCTGCTCCGCATCATCCTGCACATCTGTTTCTTTGAGTTCTGTGTCGTCTTCCTGCTCCTGATCTTCCTCATGCTCCACCGGTTGCTCCATCTCATGCTTATGTTCAAATGCTTCCTCTTCTGGAACCTCTGTGTCCTCATCATCATGCgcattttcatcatcatcatcttctggTTGCATAGCCGAATCCTCAAACTCCATGGCAGCTTCCTGATCTGGCTGTGCAGTCACAGATTCCTTTGTCTCCTGGTCTTTACCAAAcgcctcttcctcttcatcatgAGCTTCCACAACACCTTGGCCTTCATCACCAGAACCTGCCTCGGCCCGGACCTCCTCTTCCACCTCCTTAGGCTTTGAGATCTGTGCCTTCTCTGACAAGCTCTCTTTGGCTCTGGAGCTTGAGCTTCTCTGAGGCTTGGATGAGCTTTTGGAACTTGTTCTGCCGCTGTTCTTCTGACCAGATTCTTCCAGCTCCTCTTTTAACTGTTCTCCTTTACCAGGTATGACCCTAAAACACGTTCCAGATATTAGGCTTTTTTTGGTCTGATTTCTCATTTGATTAGTTACAGACACGGCTCCTTTAAACAGATACGTTACTCACGTTAAGGTCTTGTACTTTGTGCAGATGTTCATATGGATGGTCCTACGACTAATGGTCAGTGGATGGATAGTGTAATACTTCACCAACATCTCTGCATCCTCCGAGTTGCTCATCTGCACAAATGCCTGTGACAAGGAAAAATTTCAGTGTGCATGGACAGAAGCCTGACAATATGAATCATGACACTGAAGCCTAAAAGATTAACCATCAGAAGATAGGACTCATGATAGATACCTGATCATTCAAAAATAGATGGTTCACAACGGTGCCAAATCTGCGGGCTACTGTGAGTAACTCTGCTTTCTTCTCAGTCTCTCTCGGCAAATTGGAAAAGAACACCACTGGGCCAGAATCTCGATTTCTGTTCTCTCGATCTGGTCTGTCATTTTTCTAGAGTGAAGCATGTTTAGCATTTACAGTCAAAATTTGTAAAAGAATGCACCACGTAATCTTCACATTGTCTTTTAGGTCATCCCTATACAATCACTTTCCTTATAATAGTTTTAGACATGTTACTGTTTAAAAGATTAAGCAATGCTATCTAAATtatattcaaacatttaaacaaaatgctatATAAACATATAGCAGTTTGCATACCTATAGCTACTGAAATACAACGTCTGTGCTCAGTTTTTGTATTAAGCATTATGTaatgaaatacaaatacattttatttcctttaactAGTTCAGACTGCAGTCTTACCTCAATCACCAGCAGCTCCTTGGACAAGTAAATCTTCACTTCTCTCCCATGCAAAGTTGCAGGCTTGTTCTGgtagtgattggtcattgaaAGCGCTTCCTCGTGTGTTGCAAGCTCCAGAAAGGCCTACCACAGAAACAACAGTGACCATGTTGAAGCAGTGATAGAAgcaaaaatacaatatttataattCTAAGGACTGCATACTCTATCTAATGACAATTGCAAAGTGAATACCAGGAAAAAATTTTTATtctaaattaattaaacatattattcctgaatgtttatgtaacatatcTCATAGTATTCAACTGAACATCATGCCTTTCACAAATCACTTGTCTAAGGTAGATACTCTGCTTTTACAGTAACTACCAGGCAATTCACAGTGAATCAAAATGATGTAAAAACTGGGagttatatgttatataatttACAAGTTATATGAAGTGTGTTACCTTATTCTTGAGTACAAGGTGTTCACGAATGGCACCAAAACGATTGGCTAAACCAAATAAAGCAGATAACTTTGGCTTCTCGTCATAttttaccaccaccaccctgctTCTGATCTGAAATGCAAAGAcagaaaaaggcaaaaaaaaaaaggttgcaaATAAAATAGGGATGAAACTGTTACCGGTTTCATGATAAAATTCCCAGACGGTTAGTATTAccgtgtcacatttaattatctttaaaacCGTGCGTGATTATCATGATTTGTAAAACTCATggtaaatgctgtccacacacacccagcatgagTCTGACACAAATCAGAAGTGTGGTCATACTTtggatttaataaaaatgctgagggaaTCATAATAGAAGATGCtaaccctgtctgcagagcttgcCAGTAGACAGTTGCTGCAGATGGGGGTTTAGGTGCTTTCCCCTCTTTTCCCATCGCTTTTAAATTGCTTATGAAAGCCTGTGTGGCAGTGCGCATTTCACTTTCGAATTAGCAACAATTCGGGGGCAATTGCTTGAATAttgggtttattattattcttaatgaaaaacacaacaagaacaaaacagtacaatgacaaacttgcttatattaaaccaaatcttacgccatcgtcttgtcagtcagctcgcatCACTCTCGTCACgtgctaaatgaaatctgactcctgctgatctgtgctgcatccattctctaactgaactaaatgattttcattactataaaaaagcaaaacgacagtgggggcAGTGCCgtggtgggcaagtgatgtaatcagtGTGCGGCTGAACACCGTGTACCGATAATCACAGCAAGCTTagtgacaaccatccatcactttatagtcaaatatcaaacctgtttaaatgatttcagtgcaTCAGTACATTTTCAGAAAATTAACAATACGGTAATAAAACCGTGATTATTTTGGTCACGATAatcgtgatatgaaattttAACACCGTTACACctctaaaataaaatgtcattgttaCCCAAATAGcacaaatagtaataattacTCAGTAAGTCGAAGATGAAACTAGATCGTTTTATCTCAACAGCAATTTGTACAGCATTATTACCTTTGGTGTCACAGAATATGACGATGTTTTGCTTGACATACTCATGCTTGAAGTAGAACCTTAAAAAAGAGAAATCCTTAGTTAGGGCTATGAATTTATCAACAGAACACCAACACAATACAAAACATCAGCCAGGATCCATATGCATCTTATCTACACATATAATTAACTTCTGGATGAATAATGTCAATTTTCTCTGACCAATCATGTCACACACTTCAACCCTCTCCACATAAAAAGTGACAACACTGTGATGGAGGGACATCCAATTTGCGATGatatttttcttcaaattttgTGACTTAATTTACAAATTCCTGAAGAGACTTACAGGTTCATAGCATGATTATATGTAGTAtagataattaaataaaaacagtaataaacaacaaaaccaaaactgtACACAGACTAATTACCCCAGCTTGAACTCATGCTTGTTCGCTGCCTCATAGAAGACGGAGCAGCACCCAGAAGTCCATCTGATCGGCTTTTtgagctcagagagagagaatctgacCTGAGAGAGACAATGTAAATACTTTGAAAATTGGAAAAACCTGCTCTGTTCTGAAATATTTATGCTAGTTCATATACAGACTGGTGACAAATTCAAGGAAAAACACCATGTGTTTGTCCACAAGTATACAGAATACCTTCAATAAGTCTAAGCAGAGATTTTATATGTCTCTGAAAGTGTACTAGAAGGATGAACACCACTCTTCCAAAAGCTATTCCcacgatttaaaaaataaaataaagattatgGTAGTGTAGAGCACTAAAATGTGCTCCCACAGATGAAGTGGCCATAACCTatgatttatatcattttcatactcatcaaaacattcagtgagcccttatGCCCTGTGGATGGTGTCGGGTCATCCTGAAAGATCATACCATTCAggacagaaatgtttcatcacaggataTGTTTTCAATAAGAAGAACTCTCCAAACAATGGCAGCAAAATGCAGTCACAGCACAACAGAAGCAAAGTatattcctttaatttgtcacccatctgaaTATA is drawn from Ictalurus furcatus strain D&B chromosome 8, Billie_1.0, whole genome shotgun sequence and contains these coding sequences:
- the LOC128611478 gene encoding matrin-3; the encoded protein is MSQKLTPDSAQKGFAVGRGLLAAAETLNFSMTESRPDPYGSSSQQHGGLMGLGGADSQDSQLAPRRVGNPLSNTMKLFASLGLSPNDLDALAQVPEENISVETLPHLIMQLKNRKTEASRPLSSDLLSQSLSPDPSYRGGRDEWRDGQGGRLDRSATSTSQSRTSHSDFGYSSTQDLSSRSYDMLDYGSGGSSRDRQYSELSTDRYRGLGTTSSSTSDDLFMQRRMGSPSQGKIQDFLGVMPHMFPHVCSLCDFDVHSSMEWTQHTTGMRHAENRRVLLQLYPDWDPQMPSGRMSDSLSLSSKSRSDGLLGAAPSSMRQRTSMSSSWGSTSSMSMSSKTSSYSVTPKIRSRVVVVKYDEKPKLSALFGLANRFGAIREHLVLKNKAFLELATHEEALSMTNHYQNKPATLHGREVKIYLSKELLVIEKNDRPDRENRNRDSGPVVFFSNLPRETEKKAELLTVARRFGTVVNHLFLNDQAFVQMSNSEDAEMLVKYYTIHPLTISRRTIHMNICTKYKTLTVIPGKGEQLKEELEESGQKNSGRTSSKSSSKPQRSSSSRAKESLSEKAQISKPKEVEEEVRAEAGSGDEGQGVVEAHDEEEEAFGKDQETKESVTAQPDQEAAMEFEDSAMQPEDDDDENAHDDEDTEVPEEEAFEHKHEMEQPVEHEEDQEQEDDTELKETDVQDDAEQDEGTADDSIEQDVPEESDFPEDFDEFVTLDELAEEDEAERHDSRSRDRASTGRSKDSGGLRVVNVVGFKRSYGYLDEILALAKPFGKVVRHLVLHSRPEAFLEFSTEQEARSMVRFYNGNVIPSVCGKTVKIYHSMTYATIQSGKVVYIGHIPPFKSSDASFLKVAEPYGKVKRYYLNRSRCECFIEMEKGEDAERFVESARLNPLKFEGKRLLVYISRKYKQLKHGHRPPTTEDKRPAKREHSEEREESQSSSSAKTTSVKEEEPPSKKAKEENTSEEKSPQEEEEVVKEEEEEEEAEVKAEPSESVAEVNKEHTEEHSTDTTETQNMELKPLKAQSDIDVPLTESSSVASSADVSEKSHEPTETPTPPTESVKKPETTVDALGPYDPNVPVGVEFVKMGYYCRVCFLFYSNEDTAKKVHCSSQAHYEKLKKHLEKEKAKAQRNHETN